In Candidatus Thermoplasmatota archaeon, a single window of DNA contains:
- a CDS encoding RAD55 family ATPase, whose translation MPVKTGIGRLDELLKGGVPTVTNTLLYSPPFIGRETILKRFVLSGLEEGEPVIFVLTDTSFSEMKKEMEKLDKKFLEYENDGKVKYIDVYSKGVELEESGANVTFVDSPINREKITASIISTEKEFTQRYERHRLIFDSISTLIVYSDAKAVFRFLQVISGACKRLGATSVFSMTRGMHEEIEVQTIKHLMDGVIEMREEGSRMQLRVQGCGEVVSRNWIDYLLEKDEIKLTGAFRMSRVA comes from the coding sequence ATGCCGGTTAAAACAGGAATAGGTAGATTAGACGAACTTCTAAAGGGGGGTGTACCGACTGTAACTAACACTCTTTTGTATTCTCCTCCATTCATAGGAAGAGAAACAATACTAAAAAGATTTGTATTATCTGGATTGGAGGAGGGAGAGCCTGTGATATTCGTTTTGACTGATACCTCATTTTCAGAGATGAAAAAAGAAATGGAAAAACTGGACAAAAAATTTTTAGAATATGAAAATGATGGAAAGGTGAAATATATAGATGTATACTCCAAGGGAGTTGAATTAGAGGAAAGCGGAGCGAATGTTACTTTTGTTGACAGTCCCATTAATAGAGAGAAAATAACAGCCTCAATAATAAGTACTGAGAAAGAATTTACACAAAGATATGAACGGCACAGACTTATATTTGATTCAATATCAACATTGATAGTTTATTCGGATGCAAAAGCCGTATTTCGTTTTCTCCAGGTAATAAGCGGAGCGTGCAAACGGCTCGGGGCAACTTCCGTGTTCAGTATGACAAGAGGCATGCATGAAGAAATAGAAGTACAGACAATAAAACATCTTATGGACGGTGTTATAGAGATGAGGGAGGAAGGCTCTAGGATGCAGCTTCGTGTGCAGGGATGCGGGGAAGTTGTATCCAGAAATTGGATTGATTACTTGCTTGAAAAGGATGAAATAAAACTCACCGGAGCCTTCAGAATGAGCCGGGTTGCATAA
- a CDS encoding ATPase domain-containing protein gives MSNMIETGIPKLDKYLGGGIPEGKSLLFYISPEVEESNMGIHVLHHNLEKGKDCVYVISESSPKHLEQSFREFGWDIKKYGERLLVVDGYSRLIGAPSEEKYVILEPHDILSYEDVANEMLENLPSNTVVVFDSLSNMMDLCGERETLQGIYRINEEIGKRNGVSIYNFTAWPYKESIIYRIKRGFDGIVEITPTSNGVFTGQKYQVSKTNWDGKLGKPVMFRTYKPGGIRIYIPKILVMGPFRSGKTTFIKTLSKQFTSVDRLGATIAIEHGTVDRAGCRAEVFGIPGQERFSPLVEKMGASATGAILVIDSSNPEYFGDAIKMANNIRNEKIPYVIVANKQDLTGALNEEEIKNRMGIRDVPVIKTVATEGRGIFEAFEVLVDKIIEGGEYAG, from the coding sequence ATGAGCAATATGATAGAGACGGGGATACCGAAACTGGATAAATATTTAGGAGGAGGCATACCAGAAGGGAAGTCATTATTATTTTACATATCACCAGAAGTAGAGGAAAGCAATATGGGCATACATGTACTGCACCATAATCTTGAGAAAGGAAAGGATTGCGTATATGTCATCTCCGAATCATCCCCAAAACATCTTGAGCAATCTTTTAGAGAATTTGGGTGGGATATAAAAAAATATGGCGAAAGACTTTTGGTTGTAGATGGCTATTCCCGCCTTATAGGGGCACCGTCTGAAGAAAAATATGTAATCCTTGAGCCACACGATATATTGAGTTACGAAGATGTTGCGAATGAAATGCTCGAAAATTTGCCCAGCAATACCGTAGTGGTGTTTGATTCCCTCTCGAATATGATGGATCTCTGCGGTGAAAGAGAAACGCTGCAGGGGATATACAGAATAAATGAAGAGATTGGTAAAAGAAATGGTGTCTCAATTTACAACTTTACCGCATGGCCGTATAAAGAGAGCATAATATACCGCATAAAAAGAGGGTTTGACGGCATTGTGGAAATAACTCCTACAAGTAATGGAGTTTTTACCGGGCAAAAATACCAAGTATCAAAGACAAATTGGGATGGAAAACTCGGTAAACCGGTAATGTTTAGGACTTACAAGCCAGGCGGCATAAGAATTTACATCCCGAAGATACTGGTTATGGGCCCTTTCAGATCAGGTAAAACCACTTTTATAAAAACACTTTCTAAGCAATTTACTTCCGTAGATAGACTCGGAGCTACAATAGCCATTGAGCACGGCACGGTCGACCGTGCAGGATGCAGGGCAGAGGTGTTTGGCATACCAGGCCAAGAGAGATTTTCCCCACTGGTAGAAAAAATGGGGGCGTCAGCAACGGGTGCAATACTGGTAATTGACTCCTCAAACCCAGAGTATTTTGGGGATGCAATAAAAATGGCAAATAATATTCGTAATGAAAAGATACCTTATGTAATAGTGGCTAACAAACAGGATTTGACAGGTGCTTTGAATGAGGAAGAGATAAAAAACAGAATGGGGATAAGAGATGTGCCAGTAATAAAAACTGTTGCGACAGAGGGTAGAGGCATATTCGAGGCGTTTGAAGTTTTAGTAGATAAAATAATCGAAGGGGGGGAATATGCCGGTTAA
- a CDS encoding roadblock/LC7 domain-containing protein, producing MQDKQYRNILSELESSADIDHSFIVSRDGLLIYPEKCSEFNPDAFAAMTATLLAAAEAAMDELNGGVPIRVVVKANNFNIITTGAGPRAILAVITSSNDIDTVHEAMKKAAKEIDEIL from the coding sequence ATGCAGGACAAACAATACAGAAATATATTGAGCGAGTTGGAGTCGTCAGCAGATATTGATCACAGTTTTATAGTATCCAGAGACGGTTTATTGATATACCCCGAAAAATGTAGTGAGTTTAATCCAGACGCTTTTGCAGCCATGACTGCAACATTGCTTGCTGCTGCAGAGGCTGCCATGGATGAATTGAATGGGGGCGTACCAATAAGGGTAGTAGTGAAAGCGAACAATTTTAATATCATTACTACTGGAGCGGGTCCGAGGGCGATACTTGCGGTTATAACATCTTCAAACGATATCGATACAGTGCATGAAGCCATGAAAAAAGCTGCAAAGGAAATTGATGAGATATTATGA